A portion of the Krasilnikovia cinnamomea genome contains these proteins:
- a CDS encoding DUF4129 domain-containing protein yields MDLAALRRWWPVAAVLGLLFLAALAATRSAPQLERITPEEAVATTAAPLLPPSEPTPGPSGAEATPSSAPTPEAASGLPDWVGTAAVAVLVVTGLIVLALIVWALVRDQARRRARRGGRRVTRQAEPGSAEDIVAVLDAGLDELSDADRDPRRAVIACWVRLEQAAAAAGTPRHPGDTPTDLIARLLAEQHVDAQVLAAFAAVYREARYATTHTVDERMRGQARTALQQLRADLGAEVAAR; encoded by the coding sequence GTGGACCTCGCCGCATTGCGCCGCTGGTGGCCCGTGGCCGCCGTGCTCGGGCTGCTGTTCCTTGCCGCCCTGGCCGCGACCCGGTCGGCGCCGCAGTTGGAGCGGATCACCCCCGAGGAGGCGGTCGCCACCACCGCGGCGCCGTTGCTGCCGCCGTCCGAGCCCACGCCCGGGCCGTCCGGCGCCGAGGCCACCCCGTCGAGCGCGCCGACCCCCGAGGCGGCGAGCGGCCTGCCCGACTGGGTCGGTACGGCCGCGGTCGCCGTACTCGTCGTGACGGGTCTGATCGTGCTGGCGCTGATCGTCTGGGCGCTGGTCCGCGATCAGGCGCGCCGCCGGGCCCGCCGGGGTGGCCGCCGCGTCACCCGTCAGGCGGAACCGGGCAGCGCCGAAGACATCGTGGCGGTGCTGGACGCGGGCCTGGACGAGCTGTCCGACGCCGACCGCGACCCGCGCCGGGCGGTCATCGCCTGCTGGGTACGGCTGGAGCAGGCCGCCGCCGCGGCGGGCACTCCGCGCCACCCGGGCGACACCCCGACCGACCTGATCGCCCGGCTGCTGGCCGAGCAGCACGTCGACGCCCAGGTGCTGGCGGCCTTCGCCGCGGTGTACCGGGAGGCCCGGTACGCCACCACGCACACGGTCGACGAGCGGATGCGCGGCCAGGCCCGCACGGCGCTGCAGCAGCTCCGCGCCGACCTGGGCGCGGAGGTGGCCGCCCGATGA
- a CDS encoding AAA family ATPase, with the protein MPPYEVGRLAGAVLDSVGTVVVGKRDSLELVLAGILAGGHVLLEDLPGLGKTLTARSFAQALGLDFRRLQFTPDLLPADVTGSFLYDQRKGDFAFRAGPVFTNMLLADEINRTPPKTQAALLEAMQEKQVSVEGVTYRLEPPFHVLATANPIEYEGTYPLPEAQLDRFMLRVSFGYPTAEEEWDVLRRRMARRQEEAQLAPVVDARTLQAMQASLETVAVEDSIGRYIVALTSATREHGSALVGSSPRGSLALLLLARARAAMAGRDFVVPEDVKEVAVPALAHRITLRPEMWLRRVDPSFVVHEVLAAVPAPASGALPSGYPRQ; encoded by the coding sequence ATGCCGCCCTACGAGGTGGGGCGGCTGGCGGGCGCGGTCCTGGACTCCGTCGGCACCGTGGTGGTCGGCAAGCGGGACTCGCTGGAACTGGTGCTCGCGGGCATCCTCGCGGGCGGCCACGTGCTGCTGGAGGACCTGCCGGGGCTCGGCAAGACGCTGACCGCCCGCTCCTTCGCCCAGGCCCTGGGTCTCGACTTCCGGCGGCTGCAGTTCACCCCCGACCTGCTGCCCGCCGACGTCACCGGCTCATTCCTCTACGACCAGCGCAAGGGCGACTTCGCGTTCCGCGCGGGCCCGGTCTTCACCAACATGCTGCTGGCCGACGAGATCAACCGGACCCCGCCGAAGACCCAGGCGGCCCTGCTGGAGGCCATGCAGGAGAAGCAGGTCTCCGTGGAGGGCGTCACCTACCGGCTGGAGCCGCCGTTCCACGTGCTGGCCACCGCCAACCCGATCGAGTACGAGGGCACGTACCCGCTGCCCGAGGCCCAGCTCGACCGGTTCATGCTGCGGGTCTCGTTCGGTTACCCCACCGCCGAGGAGGAGTGGGACGTGCTGCGCCGCCGGATGGCGCGCCGCCAGGAGGAGGCCCAGCTCGCCCCCGTGGTCGACGCGCGCACCCTGCAGGCGATGCAGGCGTCGCTGGAGACCGTGGCCGTGGAGGACTCGATCGGCCGGTACATCGTCGCGCTGACCTCGGCCACCCGCGAGCACGGCTCCGCGCTGGTCGGCTCGTCGCCGCGCGGCTCGCTGGCCCTGCTGCTGCTGGCCCGGGCCCGCGCCGCCATGGCCGGGCGTGACTTCGTGGTGCCCGAGGACGTCAAGGAGGTGGCCGTCCCGGCGCTGGCGCACCGGATCACGCTGCGTCCGGAGATGTGGCTGCGCCGCGTCGACCCGTCCTTCGTGGTGCACGAGGTGCTGGCCGCGGTGCCCGCCCCGGCCAGCGGCGCGCTGCCGAGCGGGTATCCGCGGCAATGA
- a CDS encoding DUF58 domain-containing protein, which yields MNNAADDGAPTWVPTRALGRAVLLTGLLLVLGVALGRVDLVLLAAPFAIGAAVGLRRMPRAAPEITIEADAEHVVEGGKVTAGLTVANPDGITYDLVVVRTRTSPWLRLEKADRPFGITVRSQRWRAIDLPGEALRWGRHDVGPAAARVAACGGLLACRPVLTPASAVRVYPVTEPFAAVDAMPAAAGLVGNHRSRRPGEGGELAGVRPFAPGDRLRRIDWRVSLRTRDLHVAATLSDRDAEVLLLLDVLGEAGRSGGIRGSASVLDTTVRAAAAIAEHYLQRGDRVSLLEYGQSARRLRPATGRRQYLTALEWLLDVRADVSDADPSEHLLGMQHISSDALVVVLTPLVDPRAADMLAQLAQSGRFTVAVDTLPAEVTPPRRSAWTPLATRLWRLERENVLGRLREHGVPVVTWAGAGSLDLVLRDVARTASAPRGR from the coding sequence ATGAACAACGCGGCGGACGACGGGGCTCCGACCTGGGTGCCGACCCGGGCGCTCGGGCGGGCGGTGCTGCTCACCGGCCTGCTGCTGGTGCTCGGGGTCGCCCTGGGGCGGGTGGATCTGGTGCTGCTGGCGGCGCCGTTCGCGATCGGCGCGGCGGTGGGGCTGCGCCGGATGCCCCGCGCCGCCCCCGAGATCACCATCGAGGCCGACGCCGAACACGTCGTCGAGGGCGGCAAGGTCACCGCGGGGCTCACCGTCGCCAACCCCGACGGCATCACGTACGACCTGGTCGTGGTGCGCACCCGGACGTCGCCGTGGCTGCGGCTGGAGAAGGCCGACCGGCCCTTCGGGATCACCGTACGGTCGCAGCGCTGGCGCGCGATCGACCTGCCCGGCGAGGCCCTGCGCTGGGGCCGCCACGACGTGGGCCCGGCGGCCGCCCGGGTCGCCGCGTGCGGTGGCCTGCTGGCCTGCCGTCCGGTGCTCACCCCCGCGAGCGCGGTCCGGGTGTACCCGGTCACCGAGCCGTTCGCGGCCGTCGACGCGATGCCCGCGGCGGCCGGGCTGGTCGGCAACCACCGGTCCCGGCGCCCCGGCGAGGGCGGCGAGCTGGCCGGGGTACGCCCGTTCGCCCCCGGCGACCGGCTGCGCCGCATCGACTGGCGGGTGTCACTGCGTACCCGTGACCTGCACGTGGCGGCCACCCTGTCGGACCGCGACGCCGAGGTGCTGCTGCTGCTCGACGTGCTCGGCGAGGCGGGCCGCTCCGGCGGGATCCGGGGCAGCGCCTCCGTGCTCGACACGACGGTCCGGGCGGCCGCGGCGATCGCCGAGCACTATCTGCAGCGCGGCGACCGGGTGTCGCTTCTGGAGTACGGCCAGTCCGCCCGGCGGCTGCGCCCCGCCACCGGCCGCCGCCAGTACCTGACCGCCCTGGAGTGGCTGCTCGACGTGCGCGCGGACGTCTCGGACGCGGACCCCTCCGAGCACCTCCTCGGCATGCAGCACATCTCCTCCGACGCCCTGGTCGTGGTGCTGACCCCGCTGGTCGACCCGCGCGCCGCCGACATGCTGGCCCAGCTGGCCCAGTCGGGCCGGTTCACGGTCGCGGTGGACACCCTGCCCGCCGAGGTGACCCCGCCGCGGCGCAGCGCCTGGACCCCGCTGGCCACCCGCCTGTGGCGCCTCGAACGGGAGAACGTGCTGGGCCGCCTGCGCGAGCACGGCGTCCCCGTGGTGACCTGGGCCGGTGCGGGCAGCCTCGACCTGGTGCTGCGCGACGTGGCCCGGACGGCCTCCGCGCCGAGGGGGCGCTGA
- a CDS encoding NAD(P)/FAD-dependent oxidoreductase — MKPQRIVVVGAGHVGLYAALRLSKKLSARRAEVVVIDPQPHMTYQPFLPEAAAGNISPRHSVVPLRRALKRCRIISGEVTRIEHARKTVTIAPIEGPTTELSYDHIIVAPGSVSRTLPVPGLREHGIGFKTIGEAIFLRNHILDQLDVAAVTPDPEVRRAALTFVFVGGGYAGIEALAEMEDVVRDALKVYPELRQDEVRFVLVEATNRILPEVGPDMGAYAARQLAGRGIDLRLDTRLESCVGGVVRLSDGDEFRTETLVWTAGVKPSPMLDRTDLPRGPRGHVTCKPTLQVVDGDKVLDGAWSAGDCAQVPDLANPGAFCSPSAQHAVRQAKVLADNIRQVVLGGAPKDYKHKYAGSVASLGLHKGVAKVYGIKLKGYPAWIMHRTYHMSRIPSLNRKTRVVADWTLALIFKREVVSLGQLHKPREEFTDVTPPLAGDRASSPVGAGAR; from the coding sequence GTGAAACCGCAGCGCATCGTCGTCGTAGGGGCAGGACACGTGGGGCTGTACGCCGCCCTGCGCCTGTCGAAGAAGCTCTCGGCGCGCCGGGCCGAAGTGGTCGTGATCGACCCGCAGCCGCACATGACGTACCAGCCGTTCCTGCCCGAGGCGGCGGCCGGCAACATCTCCCCGCGTCACTCCGTGGTGCCGCTGCGCCGCGCCCTCAAGCGGTGCCGCATCATCTCCGGCGAGGTCACCCGCATCGAGCACGCCCGCAAGACGGTCACCATCGCGCCGATCGAGGGCCCCACGACCGAGCTGTCGTACGACCACATCATCGTGGCGCCCGGCTCCGTGTCGCGTACCCTGCCGGTCCCCGGCCTGCGCGAGCACGGCATCGGCTTCAAGACCATCGGTGAGGCCATCTTCCTGCGCAACCACATCCTCGACCAGTTGGACGTGGCCGCGGTCACCCCCGACCCCGAGGTACGCAGGGCGGCTCTGACGTTCGTCTTCGTCGGCGGCGGCTACGCGGGCATCGAGGCGCTGGCCGAGATGGAGGACGTGGTCCGCGACGCCCTCAAGGTCTACCCCGAGCTGCGCCAGGACGAAGTCCGCTTCGTCCTCGTCGAGGCGACCAACCGGATTCTGCCCGAGGTCGGCCCCGACATGGGCGCGTACGCCGCCCGCCAGCTCGCCGGCCGCGGCATCGACCTGCGCCTGGACACCCGCCTGGAGTCGTGTGTGGGCGGCGTCGTCCGGCTCTCCGACGGCGACGAGTTCCGCACCGAGACGCTGGTGTGGACGGCCGGGGTCAAGCCGTCGCCGATGCTGGACCGCACCGACCTGCCGCGCGGCCCGCGCGGGCACGTCACCTGCAAGCCCACCCTGCAGGTGGTCGACGGCGACAAGGTGCTCGACGGGGCGTGGAGCGCGGGCGACTGCGCCCAGGTCCCCGACCTGGCCAACCCGGGCGCGTTCTGCTCGCCCAGCGCGCAGCACGCGGTCCGCCAGGCCAAGGTCCTCGCGGACAACATCCGCCAGGTCGTCCTGGGCGGCGCCCCGAAGGACTACAAGCACAAGTACGCCGGCAGCGTCGCCAGCCTCGGCCTGCACAAGGGCGTGGCGAAGGTGTACGGCATCAAGCTCAAGGGCTACCCGGCGTGGATCATGCACCGTACGTACCACATGAGCCGGATCCCCTCGCTGAACCGCAAGACCCGCGTGGTGGCCGACTGGACGCTGGCCCTGATCTTCAAGCGTGAGGTCGTCTCGCTGGGCCAGCTGCACAAGCCGCGCGAGGAGTTCACCGACGTGACGCCGCCGCTGGCCGGCGACCGGGCGAGCAGCCCGGTGGGTGCCGGCGCCCGCTGA
- a CDS encoding Bax inhibitor-1/YccA family protein has protein sequence MKTSNPVLSRLGQAAERQGTAGYGAYGPAGQPGYGQPYPTAAGYPAAPPAVQPMTIDDVVVKTVVLLGITGISAAAAWNLVPDTMLRAAWIGAAMVGLVLGLIISFSRVANPALVVTYAVVEGVFLGMVSKYFENIAGYQGVVLQAVVATFGVFFLMAILYRARVIRAKPKFVRGMIAVMAGLFAMMLINFVLSIFGINTGLRGNGALGIIFSIVCIVVASLSFILSFAEVEEGVRMGLPQRYSWTAAFGILVSLIWLYLEILRLLSILQGDD, from the coding sequence GTGAAGACTTCCAACCCGGTGCTGTCGCGCCTCGGCCAGGCGGCCGAGCGCCAGGGGACGGCCGGGTACGGAGCGTACGGGCCCGCCGGTCAGCCGGGGTACGGGCAGCCGTACCCGACCGCTGCCGGGTACCCTGCCGCTCCGCCCGCCGTGCAGCCCATGACAATCGACGACGTCGTCGTCAAGACCGTGGTGCTGCTGGGTATCACCGGCATCTCCGCGGCCGCCGCGTGGAACCTGGTCCCGGACACGATGCTGCGTGCCGCGTGGATCGGTGCGGCGATGGTCGGCCTGGTGCTGGGCCTGATCATCTCCTTCTCCCGCGTGGCCAACCCGGCACTCGTCGTCACCTACGCCGTGGTCGAGGGTGTCTTCCTCGGCATGGTCAGCAAGTACTTCGAGAACATCGCCGGCTACCAGGGTGTGGTGCTGCAGGCGGTCGTCGCCACGTTCGGCGTGTTCTTCCTGATGGCGATCCTGTACCGCGCCCGCGTCATCCGGGCCAAGCCGAAGTTCGTCCGCGGCATGATCGCCGTCATGGCGGGTCTGTTCGCCATGATGCTGATCAACTTCGTGCTGTCGATCTTCGGGATCAACACGGGCCTGCGCGGCAATGGTGCCCTCGGCATCATCTTCAGCATCGTGTGCATCGTCGTCGCCTCGCTGAGCTTCATCCTGAGCTTCGCCGAGGTCGAGGAGGGCGTCCGGATGGGCCTGCCGCAGCGGTACTCGTGGACCGCCGCGTTCGGCATCCTGGTGAGCCTCATCTGGCTCTACCTGGAGATCCTGCGCCTGTTGAGCATCTTGCAAGGCGACGATTGA
- a CDS encoding sigma factor: MDDTATATEPDDPIQFLVLGLLRAPTAVTSQTLQRGVTALRRYLQGRYSPPLSSADLDEIANDAVARLVESGRRGLVDEARNPAGYLVKIASNEALAAIRRAQRTVPVDTSHPGLLAMTDEQAAARLDEAATPEIIQQAMALAYHRRDATAIRVATHLLDQIQRTGKAPSNRACAQVLGLSHEGVGKALRRLRSYITALQHTR; this comes from the coding sequence ATGGACGACACCGCCACCGCGACCGAACCCGACGACCCCATACAGTTCCTCGTCCTCGGGCTGCTGCGGGCGCCCACCGCGGTGACCTCGCAGACGCTGCAGCGCGGCGTCACGGCGCTGCGCCGCTACCTGCAGGGCCGCTACAGCCCCCCGCTGAGCAGTGCGGACCTCGACGAGATCGCCAACGACGCGGTGGCCCGGCTGGTGGAGAGTGGCCGCCGCGGCCTGGTCGACGAGGCCCGCAACCCGGCCGGCTACCTCGTCAAGATCGCCTCGAACGAGGCGCTCGCCGCGATCCGGCGCGCCCAGCGCACCGTGCCGGTCGACACCTCGCACCCCGGGCTCCTGGCCATGACCGACGAGCAGGCCGCCGCGCGGCTGGACGAAGCGGCCACGCCGGAGATCATCCAGCAGGCGATGGCGTTGGCCTATCACCGGCGCGACGCCACCGCGATCAGGGTCGCCACCCACCTGCTCGACCAGATCCAGCGCACCGGCAAGGCCCCCAGCAACCGGGCCTGCGCCCAGGTCCTCGGGCTCAGTCACGAGGGGGTCGGCAAGGCCCTGCGGCGGCTGCGTTCGTACATCACCGCGTTGCAGCACACGCGGTGA
- a CDS encoding acetyl-CoA C-acetyltransferase yields the protein MPEAVIVATARSPIGRAVKGSLRELRPDDLTATIVDAALNKVPQLDRTLIEDLYLGCGLPGGEQGFNMARVVATLLGLDGLPGATLTRYCSSSLQTTRMALHAIKAGEGDIFISAGVETVSRFARGSSDGLPSEAQALVGGGWENPKFADAQARSAAAAQGGTTWHDPREDGNVPDIYLAMGQTAENLAQLKGVTREDMDEFGVRSQNLAEKAIADGFWEREITPVTLPDGTVVSTDDGPRSGVTMEAVSGLKPVFRPDGRITAGNCCPLNDGAAAVVIMSDTKARELGITPLARIVSTGVTALSPEIMGLGPVEASKQALKRAGMTIDDVDLVEINEAFAAQVIPSYRDLNIPIEKLNVNGGAIAVGHPFGMTGARITGTLLNSLEWHDKSIGLETMCVGGGQGMAMVLERLS from the coding sequence ATGCCGGAAGCTGTCATCGTTGCCACTGCCCGCTCCCCGATCGGCCGTGCCGTCAAGGGCTCGCTGCGGGAACTGCGCCCGGACGATCTCACCGCCACGATCGTCGACGCCGCGCTGAACAAGGTCCCTCAACTGGACCGTACGCTGATCGAAGATCTTTACCTGGGCTGCGGCCTGCCCGGCGGTGAGCAGGGCTTCAACATGGCCCGCGTCGTCGCCACCCTGCTCGGGCTGGACGGCCTGCCGGGCGCCACGCTGACCCGGTACTGCTCGTCGTCGCTGCAGACCACCCGGATGGCGCTCCACGCGATCAAGGCGGGCGAGGGCGACATCTTCATCTCCGCCGGCGTCGAGACCGTGTCCCGGTTCGCCCGCGGCAGCTCCGACGGCCTGCCCTCGGAGGCGCAGGCTCTGGTCGGCGGCGGCTGGGAGAACCCGAAGTTCGCGGACGCCCAGGCACGTTCGGCCGCCGCGGCACAGGGCGGCACCACCTGGCACGACCCGCGCGAGGACGGGAACGTCCCGGACATCTACCTCGCGATGGGGCAGACCGCCGAGAACCTGGCCCAGCTCAAGGGCGTGACCCGCGAGGACATGGACGAGTTCGGCGTACGCAGCCAGAACCTCGCCGAGAAGGCCATCGCGGACGGCTTCTGGGAGCGCGAGATCACTCCCGTGACGCTGCCCGACGGCACGGTCGTCTCGACCGACGACGGCCCGCGTTCCGGGGTCACCATGGAGGCCGTGTCGGGGCTCAAGCCGGTGTTCCGTCCGGACGGCCGGATCACCGCGGGCAACTGCTGCCCGCTCAACGACGGCGCCGCCGCCGTGGTGATCATGAGCGACACCAAGGCCCGCGAGCTGGGGATCACCCCGCTGGCCCGGATCGTCTCGACCGGCGTGACGGCGCTGTCCCCGGAGATCATGGGCCTCGGCCCCGTCGAGGCGTCCAAGCAGGCGCTGAAGCGGGCCGGGATGACCATCGACGACGTGGACCTCGTCGAGATCAACGAGGCGTTCGCGGCGCAGGTCATCCCGTCGTACCGGGACCTGAACATCCCGATCGAGAAGCTGAACGTGAACGGCGGTGCCATCGCGGTGGGCCACCCGTTCGGCATGACCGGCGCGCGGATCACCGGCACCCTGCTCAACTCGCTCGAGTGGCACGACAAGAGCATCGGCCTGGAGACCATGTGCGTCGGCGGCGGCCAGGGCATGGCCATGGTGCTCGAACGCCTCAGCTGA
- a CDS encoding SGNH/GDSL hydrolase family protein: MTSLAGRIGKAAATTLFAGAVGGFALLAGEALAAKSRRYAKPTMGLALRTSMGPTAAPRLRLILLGDSGAVGVGVEWLSETVGGQLARLLADGSPETGERHVLLSSVGVAGSRSSDLATQVARALLGDQPDVAVILIGAHDATSLRGPEESAEHLGAAVRRLRESGVQVVVGTCPDLGAMRAIAQPLRQLTGWLGRRMARAQAQAVQAAGGAVVDLCEETGAVFRADAGTFCYDGFHPSADGYRVWAHALYPAVEEAALAAGRPAAEK, from the coding sequence ATGACGAGCTTGGCGGGACGCATCGGCAAGGCGGCGGCGACGACGCTGTTCGCCGGCGCCGTGGGTGGTTTCGCCCTGCTGGCCGGGGAGGCGCTCGCGGCCAAGAGCAGGCGCTACGCCAAGCCGACGATGGGTCTCGCCCTGCGTACGTCGATGGGTCCCACCGCGGCGCCGCGGCTGCGGCTGATCCTGCTCGGCGACTCCGGCGCGGTCGGCGTCGGTGTCGAGTGGCTCTCCGAGACGGTCGGTGGCCAGCTGGCCCGGCTGCTGGCCGACGGCTCGCCGGAGACCGGTGAGCGGCACGTGCTGCTCTCCAGCGTCGGGGTGGCGGGCTCGCGCTCCAGCGATCTGGCCACGCAGGTGGCCCGGGCGTTGCTGGGTGACCAGCCCGACGTGGCGGTGATCCTGATCGGCGCGCACGACGCCACCTCGCTGCGAGGGCCGGAGGAGTCCGCGGAGCACCTCGGCGCGGCGGTGCGCCGGCTGCGCGAGTCGGGCGTGCAGGTGGTGGTCGGCACCTGCCCGGACCTGGGGGCGATGCGCGCGATCGCGCAGCCGCTGCGCCAGCTCACCGGCTGGCTGGGGCGCCGGATGGCGCGGGCCCAGGCCCAGGCGGTGCAGGCGGCGGGCGGCGCGGTGGTGGACCTGTGCGAGGAGACCGGAGCCGTGTTCCGCGCCGACGCCGGGACGTTCTGCTACGACGGCTTCCACCCGTCCGCGGACGGCTACCGGGTATGGGCGCATGCGCTGTATCCGGCGGTCGAGGAGGCGGCATTGGCCGCAGGACGCCCAGCCGCGGAAAAGTAG
- a CDS encoding SGNH/GDSL hydrolase family protein, which yields MTKDDWRRARRLAGGVTGAAAGLTLLSLGVLLRQAADARRVIPMAEAPPPRGDGLYGAKFPGKPLTMVILGDSSAAGYGVHRPRETPGALFATGVSRRLHRPVRLYRLAVVGSVSAGLPYQVDAALEYDPDVAIILVGGNDVTHVSARTAAVRHLAASVRRLRATGCKVVVGTCPDIGAIQPIKPPLRWVARSLSRQLAAAQTIAVVEAGGRTVSLVDLLGPAFEADPVRMFSSDRFHPSAEGYARAVAVMMPTLVAALGEDDEDRPPLATGEGVRSLPAAAQEAVRAAGTEVSAARVDGHERGPAGRWAQLRRHPWFGEQRLWFGHRAPARPGNPAVGARVAGGAAGSTPGAVGWTPEDHQATVD from the coding sequence ATGACGAAGGACGACTGGCGGCGCGCCCGTCGCCTCGCGGGCGGCGTGACGGGCGCGGCCGCCGGTCTGACCCTGCTCTCGCTCGGCGTGCTGCTGCGCCAGGCCGCGGACGCCCGGCGGGTGATCCCGATGGCCGAGGCGCCCCCACCCCGCGGCGACGGGCTGTACGGCGCGAAGTTCCCCGGCAAGCCGCTGACCATGGTGATCCTGGGCGACTCCTCCGCCGCCGGGTACGGCGTGCACCGCCCCCGGGAGACCCCCGGCGCCCTGTTCGCCACCGGGGTGTCCCGGCGGCTGCACCGGCCGGTCCGGCTGTATCGGCTGGCCGTCGTGGGCTCCGTCTCGGCCGGCCTGCCGTATCAGGTCGACGCCGCCCTGGAGTACGACCCGGATGTCGCGATCATCCTGGTCGGCGGCAACGACGTCACCCACGTGTCGGCCCGCACGGCCGCCGTGCGGCATCTCGCCGCGTCGGTGCGCCGTCTGCGCGCGACCGGCTGCAAGGTCGTGGTGGGCACCTGCCCGGACATCGGGGCGATCCAACCGATCAAGCCGCCCCTGCGCTGGGTGGCCCGGAGCTTGAGCCGCCAGCTGGCCGCCGCGCAGACCATCGCGGTGGTGGAGGCCGGCGGGCGCACGGTCTCGCTGGTCGACCTGCTGGGTCCGGCCTTCGAGGCCGATCCCGTGCGGATGTTCAGCTCCGACCGCTTCCACCCGTCCGCCGAGGGGTATGCCCGGGCGGTCGCCGTGATGATGCCGACCCTCGTGGCGGCCCTCGGCGAGGACGACGAGGACCGGCCCCCGCTGGCCACCGGCGAGGGCGTACGCAGCCTGCCGGCCGCCGCGCAGGAAGCGGTCCGCGCGGCGGGTACGGAGGTCAGCGCCGCCCGGGTCGACGGGCACGAGCGGGGCCCCGCCGGGCGCTGGGCGCAGTTGCGCCGGCACCCCTGGTTCGGGGAACAACGCCTGTGGTTCGGCCACCGGGCCCCGGCCCGGCCGGGGAATCCGGCAGTGGGCGCACGGGTTGCGGGCGGGGCGGCTGGATCCACGCCAGGCGCCGTAGGGTGGACACCGGAGGATCATCAGGCGACCGTGGACTGA
- a CDS encoding YkvA family protein, producing the protein MAKTLKRTAAFTALARALTSGARGGPSIGARLAAVPRMVLASMRGEYDGGKRIALMAAATAYVVSPVDLVPEAVMFVFGLADDAIMITWLAGTVLSETERFLAWERQRASVIPGSVVP; encoded by the coding sequence ATGGCAAAGACGCTGAAGCGTACGGCGGCCTTCACCGCACTCGCCCGGGCCCTGACGAGCGGCGCCCGCGGCGGCCCGTCCATCGGCGCCCGGCTGGCCGCAGTGCCCCGGATGGTGCTGGCCTCGATGCGCGGCGAGTACGACGGCGGCAAGCGGATCGCCCTGATGGCGGCGGCCACCGCATACGTGGTGTCACCGGTCGACCTCGTACCGGAGGCGGTCATGTTCGTCTTCGGGCTGGCCGACGACGCCATCATGATCACTTGGCTGGCCGGGACCGTACTCAGCGAGACGGAACGGTTCCTGGCATGGGAACGCCAGCGTGCTTCGGTGATCCCCGGCTCCGTCGTGCCCTGA
- a CDS encoding cystathionine beta-synthase produces MRYYDNVVEMIGDTPLVRLHSVTEGIAATVLAKVEYFNPGGSVKDRIALRMVEDAEKSGALQPGGTIVEPTSGNTGVGLALVAQLRGYRCVFVCPDKVSEDKQNVLRAYGAEVVVCPTAVAPEDPRSYYNVSDRLAREIPGAWKPDQYSNPANPRSHYEQTGPELWTQTAGKITHFVAGVGTGGTISGIGRYLKEQGPVRIVGADPEGSVYSGGTGRPYLVEGVGEDFWPTTYDRDICDEIIEVSDKDSFEMTRRLAREEGLLVGGSCGMAVVAALEAARRAGPDDVVVVLLPDGGRGYLSKIFNDGWMARYGFLTTGGDEPTVATMLGNKSGDIPPLVHVHPTETVRDAIDYMREYGVSQLPVLKAEPPVVTGEVAGSIAEKALLDALFTGQAHLHDTIERHMAEPLPMIGGGQPVSEAVTLLEHADAAMVLIDGKPAGVLTRQDLLAHLS; encoded by the coding sequence GTGCGCTACTACGACAACGTCGTCGAGATGATCGGTGACACGCCCCTGGTCCGGCTGCACAGCGTGACCGAGGGCATCGCCGCGACCGTCCTTGCCAAGGTCGAGTACTTCAACCCCGGCGGGTCCGTGAAGGACCGCATCGCGCTGCGGATGGTGGAGGACGCCGAGAAGTCCGGCGCGCTCCAGCCCGGCGGCACGATCGTCGAACCCACCAGCGGCAACACCGGCGTCGGTCTGGCCCTGGTCGCCCAGCTGCGCGGCTACCGCTGCGTCTTCGTCTGCCCCGACAAGGTCAGCGAGGACAAGCAGAACGTGCTGCGCGCGTACGGGGCGGAGGTCGTGGTCTGCCCGACCGCCGTGGCGCCCGAGGACCCCCGCTCGTACTACAACGTCTCGGACCGGCTGGCCCGCGAGATCCCCGGCGCGTGGAAGCCCGACCAGTACAGCAACCCGGCCAACCCGCGCTCGCACTACGAGCAGACCGGCCCCGAGCTGTGGACCCAGACCGCCGGGAAGATCACCCACTTCGTGGCCGGGGTCGGCACCGGCGGCACCATCAGCGGAATCGGGCGCTACCTCAAGGAACAGGGCCCGGTACGGATCGTCGGCGCCGACCCGGAGGGCTCGGTGTACTCGGGCGGCACCGGGCGGCCGTACCTGGTGGAGGGTGTCGGCGAGGACTTCTGGCCGACGACCTACGACCGCGACATCTGCGACGAGATCATCGAGGTCTCCGACAAGGACTCCTTCGAGATGACCCGCCGCCTCGCCCGCGAGGAGGGGCTGCTGGTCGGTGGCTCCTGCGGCATGGCCGTGGTGGCCGCGCTGGAGGCGGCCCGCCGGGCCGGACCGGACGACGTGGTCGTGGTCCTGCTGCCCGACGGCGGCCGCGGCTACCTGTCGAAGATCTTCAACGACGGCTGGATGGCCCGGTACGGCTTCCTCACCACCGGCGGCGACGAGCCCACGGTGGCGACCATGCTCGGCAACAAGAGCGGCGACATCCCGCCGCTGGTGCACGTCCACCCGACCGAGACCGTCCGGGACGCGATCGACTACATGCGCGAGTACGGCGTCAGCCAGCTGCCCGTGCTCAAGGCGGAACCGCCCGTGGTCACCGGCGAGGTGGCCGGCTCGATCGCGGAGAAGGCGCTGCTGGACGCGCTGTTCACCGGTCAGGCGCACCTGCACGACACCATCGAGCGGCACATGGCCGAGCCGCTGCCGATGATCGGTGGCGGCCAGCCGGTGAGCGAGGCCGTGACCCTGCTGGAGCACGCCGACGCCGCCATGGTGCTCATCGACGGCAAGCCGGCCGGGGTGCTCACCCGGCAGGACCTGCTGGCCCACCTCAGCTGA